The Halobacterium hubeiense genome contains the following window.
GCCGCTGCTCGGCGCCGGCCTGTTCCTGACGCTGGACACGGTACTGCGCCAGACGGCCGGCGAGTTCGCGACGACCATCGAGGGCGCGCTCATCATCATCTTCGTCATCTTCGTGCCCGGCGGCCTCTACAAGCTCCTCACCGACCGCTCGGGCGGCGACGACGCCCGCGAATCAGACGACGGCGGCGCGGCCGAGCGAACTGAGTAGCGCCGCACCGCGCTGCTGTTCTCGTTCTCTGTACTCGCTTCGACGTCGCTCGTCCTCCGATATCGCGAGAAGTGTGTCGAGCCGCCGTCAGCCGCCGAGGTACGACGCCGCGACGCGGTCGTCGGTCGCCAGCTCCTCCGCGCTCCCCGAGAGATTCATCCGGCCGGATTCGAGGACGTAGCCGCGGTCGGCGATGCGGAGCGCGTTGTTCACGTCCTGTTCGACGAGCAGCACCGTCGTCCCCTCCTCGTTGATGCGCTCGATGGCGTCGAAGACGTCCTCCACGAGCACGGGCGCGAGCCCGAGGCTGGCCTCGTCGAGCAGGATGAGGTCGGGGTCGCTCATCAGCCCGCGGCCGATGGCGAGCATCTGCTGCTCGCCGCCCGACAGCGTCCCCGCCTTCTGTCCCTTCCGCTCTTCGAGGCGCGGGAAAATCTCGTAGACGCGGTCGAGGCGCTCGCGCATCCCGTCGCGGTTCGTGTACGCGCCCAAGCGGAGGTTCTCGCGGACGGTGCTATCCGAGAAGATCTCGCGGCCCTCGGGGATGTGCGTGACGCCCTTGGGCACCACCTCGTCCTGCTGGAGGTGGCCGATGGACTCGCCGTTGAACGAGATGTCGCCCGCGCTGGGCGTGAGCGGGCCGCAGATGGTCTTCAGCACGGTCGTCTTCCCGGCGCCGTTCGCGCCCAGCAGCGCGACGGTCTCGCCCTCGGTCACGGAGAAGCTGACGTCCCAGACGACCTGCACGTCACCGTACGCGACGTCGATGCCGTCCACTTCGAGCAGGGTCATGCCCCACCGTACACGAGTCCTCCATAAAAGATTATCTCCGTCCGCGACCGGCCGTCGCGCGGCGGGCAGCGCCGCAGCGACTACTCCTGGCCGCCCTTCGTGACGTGGACGTCCTCGAAGCGCACGTCGCGCTCGGTGACGTCGACGACCATCCGGCCGACGTCCTCGATTTCGGCGTCGATGGTGTCGCCGTCAGAGAGCTCGCTGACGCCCTCCGGGGTGCCCGTGGTGATGACGTCGCCGGCTTCGATGGTCGCGCCCAGCGACGCGTACTCGACGATGTCCGCGCACGTGTACACCATGTCGCCGGTGTTCTCGTACTGCTTGCGGTCGCCGTTCAGCTCCAGCTCCATCTGGAGGTCCTGCGGGTCCTCGATTTCGTCGGCGGTGACGACGGCCGGCCCGATGACGGTGAACGTGTCGTAGGACTTCCGGTTCGAGCGGTCCTGGTCGCCGCGCACGGAGATGTCCAGCAGAATCGTGTACCCGAAGATGTGGTCCCACGCGTCCTCGGCGTCCACGTCCTTGACGTCGTCGCCCATCACGAACGCCAGCTCGATTTCGTGGTCGACGCGGCGGTCCGAGAACGGCAGTTCGACGCCGTGGTCGGGGCCGACGACGCTCGAGGGCGCCTTCAGGAAGTAGCCCTTGTCCTCGATGCTGAACCACTCCTCGGTGGTGATGTCGCGGTCCGCCAGCGCCTCCTCGATGTGGTTCTCGTAGTTCAGCGGCGCCGCGATGACCTTCCCGGGGCGCTCGACGGGGGAGCCGAGTTCGACCTCCTCGCGGTCGTAGTCCGGCTCGGCGTCGGCGTACTCGCTGGCGTCGTAGTCGCCGTCGATGTACTCGACGAGCGGGTCCTCGGCGTCGATGTCGAGGCGGTCCGTGAGGTCGACGACGCCGTCGTCGTCGGTGAGCAAGCCCAGTCGGTCCTCGTTGAAGCGAACGAATCGCATGTGTCCTGATGGGGCGACCACCCTCATAAATCATCGCGTTCGCTCACGTCGCGGCGGGTGAGTGTCAGTTTCGCTGTCGATAATCGCGGTGAACGCTTATTACACATCATCACAGAGGAGTGACTAATCATGGCCTCACGACAGCGCGAACACGACGCGTCCGCCTCGCTGTACGACCCGCCGGACGACGCCAGCGAAGTCGAGCGGCTGCGCGACGAGCGGGACTTCTGGAAGCACCTCTTCGAGGACCTGACCGAGCGGTTCCCCGAGCCCGCGCTGGTCGTGGACGACGACGGCCGGGTCGCCCACTGGAACCGCGAGCAGGAGGACATCCAGAACACGCCCGCCGACGAGGTCCTCGGGGAGGTCGCCCACGACGTCATCGGCACCGACGACGTCACCGACACGCTCGCCGAGGAGGTCGTGCGCACCGAGGAAATCGTCAACGAGGACCGCGTGCGCTCCGGGACGAACGACGACGGCAGCCAGTGGCACGTCAGCGCCGCCGCGCTGCCGCTGTA
Protein-coding sequences here:
- a CDS encoding ABC transporter ATP-binding protein, which encodes MLEVDGIDVAYGDVQVVWDVSFSVTEGETVALLGANGAGKTTVLKTICGPLTPSAGDISFNGESIGHLQQDEVVPKGVTHIPEGREIFSDSTVRENLRLGAYTNRDGMRERLDRVYEIFPRLEERKGQKAGTLSGGEQQMLAIGRGLMSDPDLILLDEASLGLAPVLVEDVFDAIERINEEGTTVLLVEQDVNNALRIADRGYVLESGRMNLSGSAEELATDDRVAASYLGG
- a CDS encoding fumarylacetoacetate hydrolase family protein; protein product: MRFVRFNEDRLGLLTDDDGVVDLTDRLDIDAEDPLVEYIDGDYDASEYADAEPDYDREEVELGSPVERPGKVIAAPLNYENHIEEALADRDITTEEWFSIEDKGYFLKAPSSVVGPDHGVELPFSDRRVDHEIELAFVMGDDVKDVDAEDAWDHIFGYTILLDISVRGDQDRSNRKSYDTFTVIGPAVVTADEIEDPQDLQMELELNGDRKQYENTGDMVYTCADIVEYASLGATIEAGDVITTGTPEGVSELSDGDTIDAEIEDVGRMVVDVTERDVRFEDVHVTKGGQE